The following nucleotide sequence is from Merismopedia glauca CCAP 1448/3.
AGATGTGTATAAGAGACAGCCCATACCCATACCCATACCCATACCCAACCCCCAAAAAAAGATGCTGACTAGTTTGCAAAATCCCTTAGTGAAGCAGATTCGCCAGCTACACTCCCATAAAGGCAGGCGGGAACAAGGTCTGTTGCTCTTGGAAGGGACTCACCTGCTACGAGAAGCTTGTGCTACTCAATATCCTTTATTGACTGTTTGTAGTACTTTCCAATGGCAAGCTAGCCATGTAGAATTGTGGCAAGAAGCCTGTCTGAAGGCTCAAAGGGTAGAATTAGTCAGTGAGTCAGTTTTAGAGGCTCTAGTGACAACTGTACAGCCAGATGGAGTGGTAGCAGTTGCTCCTAGTCGAGAACAATCTTCCTTAAAAATACTTTCTGATGGTTTACTTTTGGCTTTAGATGCCATCCAAGATCCAGGTAATTTAGGCACAATTATCCGCACAGCCGCAGCAGCAGGGGCTGGTGGTTTATGGCTTAGTAGAGATAGTGTTGATTATACTAGTCCAAAGGTAATGCGAGCCTCGGCTGGACAGTGGTTTCGTCTCCCCATCGCAGTTACTGATGATATCTATCAACTAGTAGCAGATTATCAAGATCGAGGGATGCAAGTAGTAGCCACAAGACCTCATACAGAATTAAGCTATTGGGAAGTTAACTGGAAACGTCCCAGTTTGGTGCTTTTAGGCAACGAAGGTGCAGGATTACCCAAAGAGTTAAGCGATCGCGCCGATTGTCAGGTAAAAATTCCGCTAGCTAATGGCGTAGAATCTCTCAATGTGGGTATTAGTGCTGCGTTAATTTTATATGAAGCCCAACGCCAATTATTAAGTCAGAAAACCGAAAATTCTCGCTTCTAAAAGTTTAAAGAGATCTCGATTATCTAAATACTCTGAACGATCTTTAATCACCAAAATAGAAGTTGGAAATGGCAGTTTTAGGAAAGTAAAAATTGCTTTCTATGAAATATTTACTATGCTTTTATCTATCATTTTTTTGGCTATTATTGTCACTAGATCCGCAAAAAGAAAGAAACTTGGGTTAGCTTTTACAATTCTAACGATCGCTGTAACGGTATTTTACGTCCTCCTGACTCGTCTGGGATTGTTAATGCCTTTATCAGAATTGCCATCGGTACTTTGTTTAAATTCCTGTACCTCAGAAAAACCCGTTCATAGTTCATTAGATGACGAAGAACTTTTAAACGATCGGCGATCGCTACTTGAAATTCTAGGTGAAAATATAGCACGCGATCGCATATCGATTTTGGTAGAAAAGTCTAAATACAGATTGACTGTTTTCTACGATCTTCAACCTGTTAAATCTTATCCCATAGTTTTAGGTACTAACCCAATCGGAGATAAACTAGCAGAAGGCGATCGCAAAACCCCCGAAGGAATCTACCGCATTCGCAGTCTTTATCCCCATCCAAATTGGTCGAAATTCATCTGGTTAGATTATCCTACTTCCCAATCTTGGCGAGAACACTTTCAAGCCAAACTGACAGGTAAGTTAAATTGGTTGAGTACTATTGGGGGAGAGATAGGCATTCACGGCGTACCGAGTCAGAAAGATAGTTTAATCAACGAACGTTCTAACTGGACCTGGGGATGCATTTCCCTGAAAAACCGCGATGTAGACGACATTTACCAGTTTGTAGGTGATGGAACTGTGGTAGAAATCCTTCCTTAAAGTTATACCAGACTTAGATAGTTTAATAGAGCGGGAATTTCCTCGTGAGTCAAGAATTAGTCCAGCAAAAGATCGAATCTCAAATAGATAGCGTGGTTGTCTATACCGATAGAGCCAGAGTTACTCGCAGTCAAACCGTTACTTTAACTGGAAATGAGTCAGAATTAGTTATTTATAAGCTACCTACCACCATTATTACAGATTCTATCCGAGCTAGTGGGACTGGAAATGTGGCTGTGAAATTGCTGGGAGTTCGCACCCAAAAAGTATTTAGCACCGAACCCGTCGCCGAAAAAATTGCTCAACTTCAGCAAGAAATTCAGAATTTAGGCATCCAAAAACGTTTAGTTGAAGATGCTTTGAGAGGATTAAACTTACAGCGTCAATTTGTCGAAAATCTGAGCGAGAAATCTGTAGATAGGTTTGCTCAAAGCTTAGCCAGACAACAAGTTACTGTAGCAGAAACCAAGAATCTATTAACTTTTGTCGGACAAGAGTATGGCAGCTTATCAGAAGCTATAGTTCAACGTCAGCGACAATTACAGCAGATAGATAAGGAATTAGCTGTCAAAAATCAGCAATTACAACAACTCCAACATCCCCGATCCGAGCAAAGTCTCGATATCATCATTAGTATTCAGCCAGCAGGTAGTGGAGATTTACAACTGCAAGTTTCTTACATGGTAGAAAATGCTAGTTGGACTCCTTTATACGATATCCGCGTCAACGAACCCACGAAAAACATTACTCTTTCCTACCTAGCCGAAGTCAAGCAAGGAACTGGAGAAGGCTGGAATAACGTAAATCTGACCCTTTCTACCGCTAAACCAGGCTTGGGAACCCTGCCACCCAAACTCAATCCCTGGTACGTTGATATAGAGCGTCCTTTGCCAGTATATCCAATGATGAGAGCCGCATCTGCACCTACCGGAGCAGTAGCTGATACATTATTACCATCACCGCCATCACCAATGATGATGGAAGCTAAACGTTCTGCATCAGAGAGTGAAATTGAGTCATTTGAAGTAGAATCAGTCGCAGCACAAGTATCTCAAGCTGGAGGGGTGGTAACTTTTGAGTTAGATGGCAATAATAATATACCCAGCGATCGCAATCCTCACAAAGTCACTATTTTCCACGATGAATATCCTTGTAATTTGCAGCATATTGCGATTCCTAAGCTAGTTAGCTTTGCCTATTTACAAGCTTTAGTCACAAATCCAACTGATGGTGTGACGTTGCTACCAGGAACGGCTAATATCTTTCGCGGTGATACCTTTGTCGGAACCACTAATTTAGAAAATATTGCTCCAGGACAAGAATTTAAGCTAGATTTAGGGATTGATGAAAGTATCAAGATTGAGCGCGATATAGTTGAAAGATTGGTAGATAAAAAGCTAATTGGTCAGCAACGCCGCCTTACCTACGCTTATCGGATATTAGTCACCAATCTAGCATCTCACCCTGCGGAACTGAAACTGACAGAACAATTACCAGTCAGTCGCAACGAACAAATTAAGGTGCGACTCAACCGCACGAATCCTCAAATTCAACTAGGAGAAATGGGAGTTTTAGAGTGGTTATTGAAGTTACCACCTCAAGGTAAACAAGAGGTTAACTATCAATTTATCGTCGAATATCCACCGCAATTGAGCGTAAGTGGATTGGATGATTAGCGGGTAAAAATATTTGACGGATTCATTCAATCAGATAGTAAGCGATCGCATTTCCCCTATCATACCTTTAGATAATAGGCGATCGCTTTTCTCATCATCAGAGGTACAAAATCCCAACTTAATACACTTCGTCGTGACTGCCAATATCTACAAATACAGCTTTGCCATCATCAGTGAAAAAGAATAAGATTCTTTCGTCGTAACCCAAGCTAAAACTCCAAAATTCCTGAAGTTTTCCCGATAGTTTGTGAGTTTTCAATCTGAGATCGAAAGGATCTACGGTGAATTGTTCTAGCTTCTGCCAAAATCTATTTTCTATGTCTCTGTTACCTTCGATCCGTTTTTTGAAAGCGCGTTTGAAGCGAGAACTAAAACTGACTTCCACTATTATTCCTGTATCAGTTTTCTTAGTTCATCGATATTAGAGGAAAATTTGAGCGAACCGTTTTCTAGTTCGGCTTGTGCTGCTCTAAAGTTTTGATATATTTCTTCACGGCGTTCTTCACGAAGATATTGTTGCAGGAGTAGTTGAATTTCTATCTTTTCATCGGTGGATAGACTCTTTACCGCCTCAACCACATCACTAAAAGTCATAATTGACACAATCTAGTTGTTCTTACTCAACCAATTTAACACACCGTTTGGAAAAAGCGGTGAACTCAAAGAAGACAGGCGATCGCTCTCCCCAATCCTACTTTTAGATAGTGGGCGATCGCTTCTCGTAAAATCCACCACTTTTTAAGCGGGAGTTTGCAGAGATTTGTAAGGTTGGATTAATATTTCGGCAGGAATGCCGAGATATTGGTTTAATTTACGAATCATATCCAATGTTAACGAACGCTTTCGGGACAGTACTTCTGATACTCTTGCTCGACTACCAAGACAAGGCTCTAAGTCTTGACGAGATAAACCGCGAGTATCCATATAGTAGAGAATTGCTTCAATTGGATCTGGTGCTTCAATTGGAAAATTTACTTTCTCATAGGCTTCTACCAATGTAGTGAGTAAGTCCAATTGATCGCATTCAGGTGTATTTGGTAAAGCATCGAACAGTGCTTCAATCTCTTTCAATGCTGCTTGATAATCAGTTTCAGTTCTAATTGGATGAAGTTCCATCTCGATCTCTCTGCTCAAAT
It contains:
- a CDS encoding L,D-transpeptidase family protein, which gives rise to MLLSIIFLAIIVTRSAKRKKLGLAFTILTIAVTVFYVLLTRLGLLMPLSELPSVLCLNSCTSEKPVHSSLDDEELLNDRRSLLEILGENIARDRISILVEKSKYRLTVFYDLQPVKSYPIVLGTNPIGDKLAEGDRKTPEGIYRIRSLYPHPNWSKFIWLDYPTSQSWREHFQAKLTGKLNWLSTIGGEIGIHGVPSQKDSLINERSNWTWGCISLKNRDVDDIYQFVGDGTVVEILP
- a CDS encoding mucoidy inhibitor MuiA family protein; this translates as MSQELVQQKIESQIDSVVVYTDRARVTRSQTVTLTGNESELVIYKLPTTIITDSIRASGTGNVAVKLLGVRTQKVFSTEPVAEKIAQLQQEIQNLGIQKRLVEDALRGLNLQRQFVENLSEKSVDRFAQSLARQQVTVAETKNLLTFVGQEYGSLSEAIVQRQRQLQQIDKELAVKNQQLQQLQHPRSEQSLDIIISIQPAGSGDLQLQVSYMVENASWTPLYDIRVNEPTKNITLSYLAEVKQGTGEGWNNVNLTLSTAKPGLGTLPPKLNPWYVDIERPLPVYPMMRAASAPTGAVADTLLPSPPSPMMMEAKRSASESEIESFEVESVAAQVSQAGGVVTFELDGNNNIPSDRNPHKVTIFHDEYPCNLQHIAIPKLVSFAYLQALVTNPTDGVTLLPGTANIFRGDTFVGTTNLENIAPGQEFKLDLGIDESIKIERDIVERLVDKKLIGQQRRLTYAYRILVTNLASHPAELKLTEQLPVSRNEQIKVRLNRTNPQIQLGEMGVLEWLLKLPPQGKQEVNYQFIVEYPPQLSVSGLDD
- a CDS encoding type II toxin-antitoxin system RelE/ParE family toxin codes for the protein MEVSFSSRFKRAFKKRIEGNRDIENRFWQKLEQFTVDPFDLRLKTHKLSGKLQEFWSFSLGYDERILFFFTDDGKAVFVDIGSHDEVY
- a CDS encoding helix-turn-helix domain-containing protein codes for the protein MELHPIRTETDYQAALKEIEALFDALPNTPECDQLDLLTTLVEAYEKVNFPIEAPDPIEAILYYMDTRGLSRQDLEPCLGSRARVSEVLSRKRSLTLDMIRKLNQYLGIPAEILIQPYKSLQTPA